One Ahaetulla prasina isolate Xishuangbanna chromosome 17, ASM2864084v1, whole genome shotgun sequence genomic window carries:
- the LOC131186509 gene encoding uncharacterized protein LOC131186509, which translates to MAEREEELKSPLMWVKEESAKVGLKLNITKIMACSPLNSWQIDGEEMEVVTDFIFLGSNFTADGDCTQEIKRRLLLGKKAMANLDSVLKSRDITLPTKVCIVQAMVFPVAMDGCESWTIRKAENQRMEAFELWCWRRLLRIPWTARPSNRSVLEEINPDCSLEGQILKMKLKSFGHLMRRKDSLENSLMLGRMEGKRRRSGRQRTRQLDGVTEAVGVSFNGLQRMVEDRKAWRNVVHGIAMGRTQLRN; encoded by the coding sequence ATggcagaaagggaagaggagctaAAAAGCcccttgatgtgggtgaaggaggagagtgcaaaagttggcttgaaactcaacataactaagatcatggcatgcagccctctcaattcctggcaaatagacggggaagaaatggaggtagtgacagattttattttcctgggctccaatttcactgcagatggggactgcacccaagaaattaaaagacgcttgctcctggggaagaaagccatggcaaatctagacagcgtactaaaaagcagagacatcaccctgccaacaaaagtgtgcatagtccaggcgatggtgttcccagttgcaatggatggctgtgaaagttggaccataagaaaggctgagaaccaaagaatggaggcctttgaactctggtgctggagaagactcctgcgaatcccttggactgcaaggccatccaaccggtcagtcctagaggagatcaaccctgactgctccttagaaggccagatcctgaagatgaaactcaaatcctttggccacctaatgagaaggaaggactcactggagaacagcctaatgctgggaaggatggagggcaaaagaagaagaagtggacggcagagaacaagacagctggatggagtcactgaagcagtcggtgtgagcttcaatggactccagaggatggtagaggacaggaaggcctggaggaacgttgtccatgggatcgcaatgggtcggacacaacttcgcaactaa